A genomic stretch from Leptospira andrefontaineae includes:
- a CDS encoding DUF485 domain-containing protein, whose amino-acid sequence MKIKAHQLIESIEFKKLVRTRWTVSFVLLFFLFLNYYGFILIIALKKEWVTQKLGNFGNYGLYAGASVILFSWLLTFIYVFWANRYYDQEVEVLKSKLESENR is encoded by the coding sequence CAATTGATCGAATCCATCGAGTTTAAAAAATTAGTTCGTACTCGATGGACAGTTAGTTTCGTTTTATTGTTTTTCCTATTCCTGAACTATTATGGTTTTATACTAATCATCGCCTTAAAAAAGGAATGGGTCACTCAAAAACTGGGTAATTTCGGTAACTACGGATTGTATGCAGGTGCATCCGTGATCTTATTCTCTTGGCTACTTACATTTATATATGTATTCTGGGCCAATCGATATTACGATCAAGAAGTAGAAGTATTAAAATCCAAATTAGAATCGGAGAATAGATAA
- a CDS encoding sodium:solute symporter family transporter, producing MESSLGQPNFISVLFFLVFVVLTLGITYWAAKKTKTSSEFYAAGRSITGFQNGLALSGDFMSAASFLGISGMVALKGYDGIIYAVGWLVGWPALMFLLAEPLRNLGKYTFADVLAFRLKQKPIRIVASIGGILVTITYSIAQIVGSGKLINLMFGLPYELAVVIVGGVMLLYVLFGGMIATTWVQIIKACLLLFGVTLLVILSMAQFGFSLENLFSAVETKFGRTALEPGGFASSPIDSISLGLALMFGLLGLPHILMRFYTVPDAKEARKSVAYATTFIGYFYIIIPIVGFAAAVLIGREQIAGIDKGGNMAAALLAELLGGTPFLGFIAAVAFATILAVVAGLTLAAASTISHDLYFNVFTEGKATEDKQVSVAKKATVVFSIVSILLGILFKDQNVAFMVGLAFAIAASGNFPALFLSILWRNFSTLGGVFSILIGSVSATLFIIFSPTVWVDVFKFDQAIFPLKNPAIVSMSLAFISAFIFSKLFPDENASAKFESEKVRVYLGIGAE from the coding sequence ATGGAATCCTCCTTAGGTCAACCGAACTTTATCTCCGTTCTATTCTTCCTAGTATTCGTAGTTCTTACATTAGGGATTACTTATTGGGCCGCTAAAAAGACCAAAACTTCCAGTGAATTTTATGCAGCAGGAAGATCCATTACAGGTTTCCAAAACGGTTTAGCTCTTTCGGGAGACTTCATGTCTGCCGCTTCCTTCCTGGGAATTTCAGGAATGGTAGCTTTAAAAGGTTATGATGGAATTATTTATGCCGTCGGTTGGCTCGTAGGTTGGCCGGCACTCATGTTCCTTCTTGCAGAACCTTTGCGTAATCTAGGAAAATATACTTTTGCAGACGTATTAGCTTTTCGTTTAAAACAAAAGCCTATCCGAATAGTCGCTTCTATCGGTGGGATTTTAGTAACAATTACCTACTCTATCGCTCAAATCGTTGGTTCAGGAAAATTGATCAATTTGATGTTCGGTCTTCCTTACGAGTTAGCGGTTGTCATCGTAGGCGGAGTTATGCTCCTATACGTTTTATTTGGTGGAATGATCGCAACTACTTGGGTGCAGATCATCAAAGCCTGCCTTCTTCTTTTCGGAGTTACATTACTTGTAATCCTATCAATGGCACAGTTCGGTTTTAGCTTGGAGAACTTATTCTCCGCTGTTGAGACCAAATTTGGCAGAACAGCTTTAGAGCCGGGAGGATTTGCTTCCAGCCCGATCGATTCTATTTCCTTAGGACTTGCCTTAATGTTCGGTCTATTAGGTTTACCTCATATTCTAATGAGATTTTATACTGTGCCTGATGCAAAAGAAGCCAGAAAATCGGTGGCTTATGCTACCACTTTCATCGGATATTTTTATATCATCATTCCAATCGTAGGTTTTGCCGCAGCTGTCCTCATCGGAAGAGAACAGATCGCAGGAATTGATAAGGGTGGAAATATGGCGGCGGCACTTTTAGCCGAACTTCTCGGAGGAACACCTTTCTTAGGATTTATCGCAGCTGTTGCATTCGCTACTATTCTTGCGGTGGTTGCAGGTCTGACATTAGCAGCTGCTTCTACCATTTCTCATGATCTTTACTTCAATGTATTTACAGAAGGTAAAGCAACCGAAGATAAACAAGTCTCTGTCGCGAAAAAGGCGACCGTTGTATTTAGTATTGTAAGTATTCTTTTGGGAATCCTATTCAAAGATCAGAACGTGGCCTTTATGGTTGGATTAGCATTTGCAATCGCTGCCAGTGGGAATTTTCCCGCTTTATTCTTATCCATTCTCTGGAGAAATTTTAGCACATTAGGCGGGGTATTCTCCATTTTGATCGGCTCGGTATCTGCCACTTTGTTTATAATATTTAGTCCTACTGTTTGGGTGGATGTTTTTAAATTCGACCAGGCGATTTTCCCTTTAAAAAATCCTGCGATCGTTTCCATGTCTTTAGCATTTATTTCTGCATTCATTTTTTCTAAACTGTTTCCGGATGAAAATGCTAGTGCAAAATTCGAGTCCGAAAAAGTCAGGGTTTATCTAGGAATTGGAGCAGAGTAA